From Alteromonas sp. RKMC-009, one genomic window encodes:
- a CDS encoding TonB-dependent receptor plug domain-containing protein, producing the protein MKVNTPFPTRKLYLAVAIASSLSSQAFAQESETSAPAAEEQKVESIQVTGSRVSRDGYDTPTPVASMSEEDINTFAPNSVADFVNTMPSVSGSSTASTSSGSLSNGASGIAALNLRALGTGRTLVLFDGQRSVVSASTGQVDTNTFPQSLIKRVEIVTGGASSVYGSDAISGVVNFILDKEYTGFKSQVEYGETTYGDRENSKIVLTYGSELGNGDGHLLLSGEVFRANGIHYTTRDYAEQGNVAMINPDTSEGAPYFYTGSGIGISNYTPGGLIASGPLAGTYFGVDGATGQLATGATSGQWMQGGDWEYTTSGMLGTNSLAADLDRKNLFGRLSWMFGETEVFLQGSYAEYEGLSYYINPTTKGVTIYADNAYLPESVATQMATLGLDSFSLNTSNVDMPASGSNNKRDTTRIVGGAKGEFALSDKYFLWDVYYQHGKTNTDEHMTPTYNTSRLSLATDAVVDPDTGNIVCRSTLTDPTNGCVPLNRMGVGVASEEALAYVLGQPRRKQEFIQDVAAINFSTSDIDGWAGPISLAFGAEYRKEEMDGSVDEEYSSGWKYGNYKVTEGSYNVKEAYLEALVPVIEDLDFNGAVRYTDYSTSGGVTTWKTGFTWSPIDDATFRITKSKDIRAPNLSELYAAGTARSNSVTINGASVPMVQNLQGNPNVSPEEADSFGLGVVLRPSFLEGFSATIDYYEVEVDGVIGYVTADTTAEYCVEYGVQKYCDNMIYNESGTLQTINLLYDNLNSMSAKGVDYDVTYRFAMGDLYSGIPGDVKLRFLATNYLEAITDDGTTAIDEAGSNAGSTPDWKFRASVTYDLDDMRFDLTARGISEGTLSNAYIECSTDCPVSSAPYYTINDNTVASKVFFDAYASKTFSFDNTGDFELYLQIKNLFNTDPAVVTYPAYQGSENRPGYLATNRSLYDVLGREFKIGFRVNM; encoded by the coding sequence ATGAAGGTGAACACCCCATTCCCCACCCGAAAACTCTATCTGGCGGTAGCGATTGCGAGCAGTTTGTCATCCCAGGCCTTCGCACAGGAAAGCGAAACGTCTGCACCGGCAGCAGAAGAACAAAAAGTTGAGTCCATTCAGGTGACCGGTTCACGGGTTTCCCGTGACGGTTACGATACGCCTACACCGGTTGCGTCAATGTCTGAAGAAGATATTAATACCTTCGCACCAAACAGTGTGGCTGACTTCGTCAACACCATGCCGTCGGTATCAGGCAGTTCCACAGCCTCAACCAGTTCAGGTTCACTGAGTAACGGTGCTTCCGGTATTGCTGCATTAAACCTGCGGGCACTGGGAACCGGCCGTACACTGGTATTATTTGATGGCCAGCGTTCTGTGGTATCAGCGTCGACCGGTCAGGTCGACACAAACACATTCCCTCAATCGCTGATCAAGCGCGTTGAAATCGTTACCGGCGGTGCCTCTTCTGTTTACGGTTCTGATGCCATCTCCGGGGTGGTGAACTTCATTCTTGATAAAGAGTACACTGGTTTTAAATCGCAGGTGGAATACGGCGAAACGACTTACGGCGACCGTGAAAACAGCAAAATTGTACTGACTTACGGTTCGGAACTGGGCAACGGCGATGGCCACCTGCTACTCAGTGGTGAGGTTTTCCGTGCTAACGGCATTCACTATACCACCCGCGACTATGCCGAGCAGGGCAACGTAGCGATGATCAATCCGGACACGTCTGAAGGCGCGCCGTATTTCTACACCGGCAGCGGTATCGGTATTTCTAACTACACCCCGGGCGGTTTAATTGCGTCAGGCCCGCTGGCCGGCACATACTTCGGTGTTGACGGTGCGACAGGTCAACTGGCAACGGGCGCAACGTCCGGACAATGGATGCAGGGCGGGGACTGGGAATACACCACGTCGGGCATGCTCGGCACAAACTCTCTGGCAGCAGATCTAGACCGTAAAAACCTGTTTGGACGGTTAAGCTGGATGTTCGGTGAAACCGAGGTGTTCCTGCAAGGTTCTTACGCCGAGTATGAAGGCTTAAGTTACTACATTAATCCGACCACGAAAGGTGTGACCATTTACGCGGACAATGCGTATCTGCCTGAGTCTGTGGCTACTCAAATGGCAACCCTGGGACTGGACAGTTTCTCTTTGAATACCAGTAACGTGGATATGCCGGCATCAGGTTCGAATAACAAACGTGATACCACCCGTATTGTTGGCGGGGCAAAAGGTGAATTTGCACTGTCTGACAAGTACTTCCTGTGGGATGTGTATTACCAGCACGGTAAAACCAATACCGACGAACACATGACACCGACCTACAACACCTCCCGTTTATCTCTGGCAACAGATGCTGTGGTTGACCCGGATACCGGTAATATTGTGTGTCGTTCTACGCTGACTGATCCTACAAATGGCTGTGTACCGCTGAACCGGATGGGTGTTGGCGTTGCAAGCGAAGAAGCACTGGCTTATGTACTGGGCCAGCCGCGTCGTAAACAGGAGTTTATCCAGGACGTTGCGGCAATTAACTTCAGTACATCCGATATCGACGGTTGGGCGGGCCCCATTTCTCTGGCTTTCGGTGCTGAGTACCGTAAAGAAGAAATGGATGGCTCGGTCGATGAGGAATATTCATCAGGCTGGAAGTACGGTAACTATAAAGTGACCGAAGGTTCTTACAATGTAAAAGAAGCTTACCTGGAAGCCCTGGTGCCGGTGATTGAAGATTTAGATTTCAACGGCGCTGTACGTTATACCGATTACAGTACCTCCGGCGGTGTGACCACCTGGAAAACCGGCTTCACCTGGTCGCCAATTGACGATGCGACTTTCCGTATCACCAAGTCTAAAGATATTCGTGCACCAAACTTGTCTGAGCTTTATGCAGCAGGTACGGCACGCTCTAACTCGGTCACCATCAACGGCGCTTCTGTGCCTATGGTGCAGAACCTTCAGGGGAACCCTAATGTATCTCCGGAAGAGGCGGATTCCTTTGGTTTAGGTGTGGTGTTACGCCCCAGTTTCCTGGAAGGATTCTCAGCAACCATCGATTACTACGAAGTGGAAGTTGACGGCGTTATCGGCTATGTCACAGCAGATACTACCGCTGAATACTGTGTTGAGTATGGCGTTCAGAAGTACTGCGACAACATGATTTACAACGAGTCCGGTACGCTGCAAACCATTAACCTGCTGTACGACAACCTGAACTCCATGTCCGCGAAAGGTGTGGACTACGATGTGACTTACCGCTTCGCTATGGGCGATCTGTACAGTGGTATTCCAGGGGACGTAAAACTGCGCTTCCTGGCCACCAATTACCTTGAAGCCATCACCGATGACGGTACTACCGCCATTGATGAAGCCGGCTCAAACGCAGGCTCAACGCCGGACTGGAAGTTCCGTGCTTCTGTCACTTACGACCTGGACGACATGCGTTTTGATTTAACTGCCCGTGGCATCAGTGAAGGCACGTTGAGCAATGCATACATCGAGTGTTCGACAGATTGTCCGGTAAGCAGCGCGCCTTACTACACCATTAATGACAATACTGTAGCCAGCAAAGTGTTCTTCGATGCCTATGCATCAAAAACTTTCAGCTTTGACAACACCGGTGACTTTGAGCTGTATCTGCAAATTAAGAATCTGTTCAATACCGATCCTGCGGTTGTTACTTATCCGGCTTATCAGGGGTCTGAGAACCGTCCGGGCTATCTGGCAACAAACCGTTCTTTATATGATGTACTTGGCCGCGAATTCAAAATTGGCTTCCGTGTGAACATGTAA
- a CDS encoding M20/M25/M40 family metallo-hydrolase: MFKRSMTSALIGLSLAGLSLAADAATGMSQNERMDAKKALIKAIDGKAKQAQIMNDMIFSFGELGFQEFQTSKYLTDLLKENGFTVEQGISGIPTAWMATWGEGEPVIALGSDIDGIPKASQKPGVAYHDPIIEGAPGHGEGHNSGQVVNIIAILAVKEFMEEHGLKGTIKVWPGVAEEQLGTKAYYVRDGYFKDVDAVLFSHVSNGFGTSWGGGRGNGLISVQYNFYGESAHSAGSPWRGRSALDAVELMEVGMSYRREHLRLSQRTHSIVVDGGDQPNVVPPKASRWYFFRETDYPHIKSLWEIGDKMAEGASLMSNTTWDSVVLGSAWPQHMNKAIAEDAYENIKLVGMPEWSADDIALAKALQKEIGVEPEGLNTEINELTDPPDPKKNMGGGSDDIGDISWQVPTITLRYPANIPNLPGHNWSNAVAMATPIAHKGVVAGAKAQALTLFDLLTDESLMDAARDYYENVQTKDASYTPLLREQDQPAVHLNKGIMAEFKGDMSEFYYDPEKYDTYLEQLGISYPTVRE, translated from the coding sequence ATGTTTAAAAGAAGCATGACAAGTGCGCTAATCGGACTTTCTCTGGCGGGATTGTCGCTGGCAGCAGATGCTGCCACCGGCATGTCGCAGAATGAGCGCATGGATGCGAAAAAAGCGTTAATTAAAGCCATTGACGGTAAAGCTAAACAGGCGCAAATCATGAACGATATGATTTTCAGCTTTGGTGAGCTTGGCTTTCAGGAATTCCAGACGTCGAAGTATTTAACCGACCTGCTGAAGGAAAATGGGTTTACTGTCGAGCAGGGGATTTCCGGCATCCCAACCGCATGGATGGCAACCTGGGGTGAAGGTGAACCGGTCATTGCATTGGGATCTGACATTGACGGTATTCCTAAAGCGTCGCAAAAACCCGGTGTGGCTTACCATGATCCCATTATCGAAGGTGCACCTGGCCACGGTGAAGGGCATAACTCAGGTCAGGTGGTAAATATCATTGCCATTCTGGCTGTGAAAGAGTTCATGGAAGAACATGGCCTGAAAGGCACCATTAAAGTATGGCCGGGCGTAGCGGAAGAGCAGTTGGGTACTAAAGCCTATTATGTTCGTGACGGCTACTTTAAAGATGTCGACGCCGTGTTGTTCTCACATGTATCTAACGGTTTTGGCACAAGCTGGGGCGGCGGCCGTGGTAATGGCCTGATTTCTGTTCAGTACAACTTCTACGGTGAATCCGCTCACAGTGCCGGTTCACCCTGGCGTGGCCGCAGTGCGCTGGATGCTGTGGAGTTAATGGAAGTGGGTATGAGCTATCGCCGTGAGCACTTACGTCTGTCACAGCGTACGCACTCTATCGTGGTTGACGGCGGCGACCAGCCAAACGTTGTACCACCAAAAGCGAGTCGCTGGTATTTCTTCCGTGAAACCGACTATCCGCATATTAAATCCCTGTGGGAAATCGGTGACAAAATGGCAGAAGGGGCGTCATTGATGTCAAACACTACCTGGGACTCTGTTGTTCTGGGTTCTGCCTGGCCGCAGCACATGAATAAAGCCATTGCTGAAGACGCTTATGAGAATATCAAACTGGTAGGTATGCCAGAGTGGTCGGCTGATGATATTGCGCTGGCCAAAGCGTTGCAAAAAGAGATTGGTGTGGAGCCGGAAGGACTGAATACCGAAATTAATGAGCTCACTGATCCACCTGATCCCAAGAAAAACATGGGAGGCGGCTCAGATGATATCGGTGATATCTCCTGGCAGGTGCCCACCATTACACTGCGCTACCCGGCAAACATTCCTAACTTGCCCGGTCACAACTGGTCTAACGCTGTAGCGATGGCAACGCCAATTGCTCATAAAGGGGTAGTTGCAGGTGCGAAAGCTCAGGCACTGACCTTATTTGACCTGCTTACCGATGAATCGCTGATGGATGCTGCCCGTGATTACTACGAAAACGTGCAGACCAAAGATGCTTCTTACACGCCGTTGTTGCGCGAACAGGATCAACCGGCAGTGCACCTGAATAAAGGCATTATGGCGGAGTTTAAAGGCGATATGTCTGAGTTTTATTACGACCCTGAAAAGTACGACACGTACCTTGAACAGCTGGGTATTTCTTATCCCACTGTGCGCGAGTAA
- the upp gene encoding uracil phosphoribosyltransferase, producing MAVHEIKHPLIQHKIGLMREASVPSKDFRELASEVGNLLTYEATRDLPTETAQIEGWTGEKLNVEQIKGKKITIVPILRAGLGMLDGVLQLIPNARISVVGLYRDEETLEPVPYFDKVVKDIDARTALIVDPMLATGGTLIATIDLLKQKGCEHIMGLFLVAAPEGIEAVQKVHPDVDIYTASIDERLNEKGYILPGLGDAGDKIFGTR from the coding sequence ATGGCTGTTCATGAAATCAAGCACCCGTTAATTCAGCATAAAATCGGTCTGATGAGAGAAGCGTCTGTCCCGAGTAAAGATTTTCGTGAATTAGCCAGTGAAGTAGGCAATCTGCTGACTTACGAGGCCACACGTGACTTGCCCACAGAAACAGCACAAATCGAAGGGTGGACCGGTGAGAAACTCAATGTTGAACAGATCAAAGGAAAGAAAATCACTATCGTCCCTATTCTGCGCGCTGGTCTGGGTATGCTGGACGGGGTATTACAGTTAATCCCGAATGCCCGTATCAGCGTGGTGGGGTTATACCGGGACGAGGAAACCCTTGAGCCGGTACCTTATTTCGACAAAGTCGTAAAAGATATTGATGCCCGGACCGCGTTGATTGTCGACCCCATGCTGGCCACCGGGGGCACGCTCATCGCGACTATCGATTTGCTGAAACAGAAAGGGTGTGAGCACATCATGGGGTTATTTCTGGTTGCTGCTCCCGAAGGGATTGAAGCTGTTCAGAAAGTGCACCCGGATGTTGATATTTATACGGCATCCATAGATGAGCGGCTGAACGAGAAGGGTTACATCCTGCCCGGACTGGGGGATGCCGGCGATAAAATTTTCGGCACGCGGTAA
- a CDS encoding peptidase dimerization domain-containing protein — translation MKRFYRNALTAALLSAGMMMTASATTLTEAQRDAAKTELVSAVDKQAKLAQVMNDMIFSFGELGFQETETSAYLTKFLTEQGFDVEQGISGIPTAWYAKWGSGKPVIALGTDLDGIPKASQKPGVAYHDPIVEGAPGHGEGHNSGQVVNIIAALAMKDYMIKNNIEGTIVLWPGVAEEQLATKAYYVRDGYFDDVDAVLYSHVGSGFGTFYGNPFFSGLVSVKYNFYGESAHSAGSPWRGRSALDAVELMSVGMNYRREHLRIAQRTHSVIVDGGDQPNVVPPKATAWYYFREMDYPHIKALWEVGDKMAEGAALMTNTSWDSVVMGTAWPGHFNKPLALAAYENIKKIGMPEWSEDDQTLAKALQKEIGSEVTGLPDKVMPIFEPPPLEKLTGGGSDDVGDIAWTVPTIFMLYPSNIPNLPGHNWANAVSMATPIAHKGIIAGAKAHAMTMVDLFTDPALLPQMQDYFDNVQTKDVKYQSLLRDGDEPQINLNENIMKQYRDEMRKFYYDPEKYDTYLEQLGVSYPMVRDE, via the coding sequence ATGAAACGTTTTTACCGTAATGCACTGACAGCGGCACTATTATCTGCAGGCATGATGATGACCGCCTCTGCCACCACGCTGACAGAAGCGCAGCGGGATGCTGCGAAAACAGAACTGGTGAGTGCTGTTGATAAACAGGCCAAGCTGGCGCAGGTCATGAACGATATGATTTTCAGCTTTGGCGAGCTGGGTTTTCAGGAAACGGAAACTTCGGCGTATCTGACTAAATTCCTGACAGAGCAGGGTTTTGACGTAGAGCAGGGCATTTCCGGTATTCCTACTGCCTGGTATGCCAAATGGGGTTCAGGTAAACCGGTGATAGCGCTGGGCACCGATCTTGACGGTATACCCAAAGCTTCACAGAAGCCCGGTGTGGCTTATCACGATCCCATTGTAGAAGGTGCGCCCGGTCACGGTGAAGGTCATAACTCCGGTCAGGTTGTGAATATTATCGCTGCGCTGGCGATGAAAGATTACATGATCAAAAACAACATTGAAGGCACCATCGTACTCTGGCCGGGCGTTGCTGAAGAGCAACTGGCTACCAAAGCGTACTATGTCCGCGATGGCTATTTTGATGATGTGGATGCTGTGTTGTATTCCCATGTGGGCAGCGGCTTCGGTACTTTCTACGGTAATCCGTTTTTTTCCGGCCTGGTGTCAGTTAAATATAATTTTTACGGTGAATCTGCTCACAGTGCGGGCTCTCCCTGGCGCGGACGCAGTGCGCTGGATGCGGTTGAGCTGATGAGCGTTGGCATGAACTACCGCCGCGAGCACTTGCGGATTGCCCAGCGTACGCACTCGGTCATTGTGGATGGTGGCGACCAGCCGAATGTTGTACCACCCAAAGCAACTGCCTGGTATTACTTCCGTGAAATGGACTACCCCCATATTAAAGCGCTGTGGGAAGTCGGCGATAAAATGGCGGAAGGTGCGGCACTGATGACCAACACCAGTTGGGACTCTGTGGTAATGGGCACCGCATGGCCGGGCCATTTCAACAAGCCGCTGGCGCTGGCTGCCTATGAGAATATCAAGAAAATAGGCATGCCTGAATGGTCGGAAGATGATCAGACGTTAGCGAAAGCGCTGCAAAAAGAAATTGGCTCAGAAGTTACCGGCCTGCCGGATAAAGTGATGCCTATTTTTGAGCCGCCTCCGCTGGAAAAACTCACTGGCGGTGGTTCTGATGATGTGGGCGATATCGCCTGGACTGTGCCGACAATCTTTATGTTGTATCCGTCGAACATTCCTAATCTGCCGGGTCACAACTGGGCCAACGCGGTATCGATGGCAACGCCTATTGCCCATAAAGGTATTATTGCCGGCGCGAAAGCACATGCTATGACGATGGTCGATTTATTCACTGATCCGGCACTGTTGCCGCAGATGCAGGACTATTTCGATAACGTGCAGACCAAAGACGTGAAGTATCAGTCTTTACTCCGTGACGGCGATGAGCCGCAAATTAATCTCAACGAAAACATCATGAAGCAGTATCGCGATGAAATGCGTAAGTTCTACTACGATCCTGAAAAGTACGACACCTATCTGGAACAGCTGGGCGTGTCGTATCCCATGGTGCGGGACGAGTAA
- a CDS encoding class I SAM-dependent methyltransferase, with protein sequence MDSIKLVKNTREETAVIEAHIREVAGNTGELKILEAGCGQKWPLKLEGIPRHITGVDIDEAALALRQQIHGDLQNIITGDLRALSLPAAHFDVIYTSYVLEHIENIDKVLENFALWLKPGGVVVIKVPDRDTVYGFLARHTPHWLHVAYYRYIKGKKHAGKPGHIPYPIVYDPQLSRSGIKAFCAKHQLMLCKEMGKNNYLRKRAKKDKIVRVVAQMISKLSGNKLAWHYNDIIFIIQKPAS encoded by the coding sequence ATGGATAGCATTAAGCTCGTTAAAAACACCAGGGAAGAAACCGCTGTTATTGAGGCGCATATTCGTGAAGTCGCAGGCAATACCGGTGAACTTAAAATACTGGAAGCCGGCTGCGGGCAAAAATGGCCTCTTAAGTTGGAAGGGATCCCCCGTCATATCACCGGCGTTGACATTGATGAGGCTGCACTGGCTCTGAGGCAGCAAATTCACGGCGATTTGCAGAATATCATCACCGGCGATTTGCGCGCCCTATCTTTACCGGCGGCACATTTCGACGTTATTTATACTTCTTACGTGCTCGAACATATCGAGAATATCGATAAAGTACTGGAGAACTTCGCCTTGTGGCTGAAACCGGGAGGCGTTGTCGTGATTAAGGTGCCGGACCGTGACACGGTGTACGGTTTTCTTGCCCGCCATACTCCGCACTGGCTCCATGTTGCCTATTACAGATATATAAAAGGTAAAAAGCATGCCGGTAAGCCCGGTCACATCCCTTATCCTATTGTTTACGACCCTCAGTTGTCCCGCTCCGGTATCAAGGCTTTCTGCGCAAAGCACCAGCTCATGCTATGCAAAGAAATGGGGAAGAATAATTACCTGCGAAAGCGGGCCAAAAAAGATAAGATTGTTCGTGTAGTGGCACAAATGATCAGTAAACTGTCAGGCAATAAACTGGCCTGGCATTACAACGACATTATTTTTATCATTCAAAAACCAGCCAGTTAG
- a CDS encoding M20/M25/M40 family metallo-hydrolase — MKKGFKKHAILLGLSLFATQSMAALSDKEQQLADYIDKTNPAALKLLEDIVNINSGTMNFAGVKKVADVLIPEFKALGFDARFEDGSAFGRAGHLVAELNGGTGPKMLLIGHLDTVFEPDSPFQTFEKISDTQARGPGIADMKGGDVVILQALRALHDAGELKNMNILVVMTGDEELSGRPLELSKKALTDGAKWADIAIGFENGDGNPATANISRRGSIDWTLTVTGVPSHSSQIFKDNVGAGSIYEASRILNTFYTDLRSEELLTYNPGRIMGGTAVTHDRKANSGTTFGKNNVVAETTIVTGDIRAISEDQVNRVKDKMREIVAASLPKTQSTIEFGEGYPALAPTDGNKALLEIYSNVSEDLGQGKVAPVNPLNAGAADVSFTSAYVEMAIDGLGMSGSAGHTVNETGNLEALPSQSKRAAILLYRLKQQ, encoded by the coding sequence ATGAAAAAGGGCTTTAAGAAACACGCTATTTTGCTCGGTCTGTCTTTATTTGCGACCCAGTCCATGGCAGCACTTTCAGATAAAGAGCAGCAACTCGCTGACTACATCGATAAAACTAATCCCGCAGCCCTCAAGTTGCTTGAAGATATCGTCAATATTAACAGCGGCACGATGAATTTTGCCGGTGTGAAAAAAGTAGCCGATGTTCTTATTCCTGAATTCAAAGCACTGGGTTTTGACGCGCGGTTTGAAGACGGTTCGGCATTTGGCCGGGCGGGACATCTGGTCGCAGAACTGAATGGCGGGACGGGCCCAAAAATGCTGCTTATCGGACATCTGGATACGGTGTTCGAGCCGGACAGCCCGTTTCAGACTTTCGAAAAAATCAGCGACACACAGGCACGGGGCCCCGGCATTGCTGATATGAAAGGCGGTGATGTGGTTATTTTGCAAGCCTTGCGGGCCTTACATGATGCCGGTGAGCTGAAAAACATGAATATTCTGGTGGTCATGACCGGTGATGAAGAACTGAGTGGCCGCCCGCTGGAATTGTCGAAAAAGGCCCTGACCGACGGTGCAAAATGGGCTGATATTGCAATCGGGTTTGAAAATGGTGACGGTAACCCCGCCACAGCAAACATTTCACGCCGTGGCTCTATCGACTGGACACTCACTGTTACCGGCGTTCCCTCTCATTCCTCTCAAATCTTTAAAGATAACGTGGGTGCCGGTTCTATTTATGAAGCTTCGCGTATTTTGAACACCTTCTATACGGATCTGCGCAGCGAAGAACTGCTGACGTATAATCCCGGCCGTATCATGGGCGGAACAGCCGTCACCCACGACCGCAAAGCAAACAGCGGCACCACCTTTGGCAAGAACAACGTAGTGGCTGAAACCACCATTGTCACCGGGGATATCCGCGCTATTTCGGAAGACCAGGTTAACCGCGTGAAAGATAAAATGCGGGAAATTGTCGCGGCATCCCTGCCAAAAACCCAAAGTACCATTGAATTCGGTGAGGGATATCCCGCTCTGGCACCAACAGACGGTAACAAAGCCCTGCTGGAAATTTACAGCAATGTCAGTGAAGATTTAGGTCAGGGAAAAGTGGCACCGGTCAACCCGCTGAATGCAGGCGCTGCCGATGTATCTTTCACCTCAGCATACGTTGAAATGGCCATTGACGGACTGGGCATGAGTGGTTCTGCGGGTCATACTGTGAATGAAACCGGCAACCTTGAAGCACTGCCTTCTCAGTCCAAGCGGGCAGCCATTTTACTGTACCGCCTTAAACAGCAATAA
- a CDS encoding nucleoside hydrolase: MSAYILPLCFLILSLPAVAAQKLIPQNPAYRVIVDNDFAGDPDGLAALAHQLLAPKTTVPLITVTGTDPNLARLTHGNKDTAVIGKSRAEHLLTLLKTEGPAVAAGHDYIQREKHNKPSDAAKAIVAEAMKDSPLPLLFTCGGPLTNLAEALKLAPAIAEKMTVIWIGGADYPSGGPEYNLSTDLAAAKYVLEQSGVPVWQIPVSTYRQMQYSVAEMQADFLPVSPVSRWLYSLYTDLPAFVQLGGTLTMGDHPLVLLSALSTESSHFETLPARTISADGHYGDEIAGRQIRVFSGVDARLTFADFIARLKIAATDN; the protein is encoded by the coding sequence ATGTCTGCTTATATTTTGCCACTATGCTTTCTTATCCTCTCACTGCCTGCCGTGGCGGCACAAAAACTTATACCGCAAAACCCGGCTTACCGTGTGATCGTCGATAATGACTTTGCCGGCGATCCGGATGGTCTGGCAGCCCTCGCCCATCAACTACTGGCGCCGAAAACAACCGTACCACTGATCACCGTAACCGGCACGGATCCAAACCTGGCCCGCCTGACACACGGTAACAAGGATACTGCTGTCATTGGCAAAAGCCGTGCAGAACATTTACTCACGCTACTGAAAACAGAAGGCCCTGCCGTGGCAGCCGGCCACGATTATATTCAGCGGGAGAAACACAACAAACCGTCTGATGCAGCCAAAGCCATCGTGGCTGAGGCCATGAAAGATAGTCCCCTGCCTTTGCTGTTTACCTGTGGAGGACCGCTGACAAATCTGGCTGAAGCACTGAAACTGGCGCCGGCAATTGCAGAGAAGATGACGGTTATCTGGATAGGCGGCGCTGACTACCCTTCCGGTGGTCCCGAATATAACCTGAGTACAGATCTGGCAGCAGCAAAATATGTACTGGAGCAGTCCGGCGTACCGGTATGGCAGATACCGGTTTCAACGTACCGTCAGATGCAATACTCCGTAGCAGAAATGCAGGCAGATTTTCTGCCCGTCTCACCGGTCAGCAGATGGCTATACAGTTTGTACACAGACTTGCCGGCGTTCGTACAGTTAGGAGGCACACTGACCATGGGCGATCATCCACTTGTGCTACTCTCGGCACTGAGCACAGAAAGCAGCCACTTTGAAACGCTTCCGGCCAGAACCATTTCTGCAGACGGTCATTACGGCGATGAGATTGCAGGAAGACAAATCCGGGTATTCAGCGGGGTCGACGCCAGACTCACGTTCGCCGATTTTATTGCCAGGTTAAAGATAGCAGCAACGGACAATTAG